The Mycobacterium seoulense genomic interval GCGCGGTGGGCGGGCCGGCGATCGGCGGCCTGACAGCGGGATGGGGGCTGACCGCGCCGTTCATCGTGTACGGCATCGCAATGCTGGGCGTGGCGGTGGCGCTGTTCTACGGCCTGCGGCATTCGGAGCTGGCCGCGCCCCCGACCCCGACCCGATCAACGGTGACGATGCGCCAAGCGCTGCGTGTCCGCGCGTACTGGGCGGTGCTGCTGTCCAATTTCGCGACCGGCTGGGCAGCGTTCGGCCTACGCGTCGCGCTGGTGCCGCTGTTCCTGTCCGACGTCATGGGCGACAGCGTCGGCGTCATCGGGGTCGCCCTTGCGGCGTTCGCGGCCGGTAACGCCCTGGCGGTCATCCCCAGCGGCTACCTGTCCGACCGGATGGGGCGACGCACGTTGTTGATCATCGGCCTGGCGACGTCCGGCGTGGCGACCGCCGCGTTGGGAGTCGTGTCGTCGTTGCCGGCGTTCATGGTCGCGGCGGCCGTATCCGGTGCGACGACGGGCATCTTCATGTCACCGATGCAGGCCGCGGTGGCGGACATCCTCGGCAGCGAGGCGCGCGCGGGTCTTCCGGTGGCGGCGGTGCAGATGCTGTCGGACCTGGGTGCCATCGTCGGCTCCATGACGGTCGGTTGGGTCGCGGAGAAGCTGAGCTTCGGGTGGGGATTCACCATCAGCGGCATCGTCTTGCTGATCGCCGCGGTCGGTTGGGTGCCCGCCGCGGAGACTCGGACACTGATCCATCCGGAGCACGGTTTGGCCGAGGCCCCGGCGGACGGTGAGGCAGCCTGAGCAGCAACTTTGAAGGACGGTTGCCGGTGGTGTAGCTTCGATGGGCACGACTTGGGGCTATGGCGCAGCTGGTAGCGCACCACACTGGCAGTGTGGGGGTCAGGGGTTCGAGTCCCCTTAGCTCCACCAGTTTCATCCCGCCTTTCTCCATGCCGTGCAGCCGTGGATGATGAACTTCGCCACCGCGGGGGCCGTGACCGTTGCCGCGACGGTATTCCCGCTGTCGGAAACGATCAATTTCCCGTCGCTCGTCCACGTGGTGTAGGTGCAGCAGGCCGCGGAATAGTCGCCGGGTTCGGCATGGGCGACGTAGGTGCCGTAGGGGAGCTGGGCGGGCACCGCGTAGGAGCCAGGCCCGTAGCCACCGTCCGCATGCGCCGGAGGGCACGCAAGGCACCCGACGATCAGCGCTGACATCGAGCTCACCACCCGGCCAAGGCCAGTCGCATAGTTGTTCGCTCGATCGCATTGGGACTCAAACGTTAAGTCCAGGCAACGACTTGGTGGAGACTGTGCCTCAACCGTGAGCCGGCCTGGTTGCCGATTAGGTTTTCGCCCCGATGCGCATTAATCTTGCCCGCGGTTCGATCGCGACTCTCCGAAAGCAGCCATGCCCACTCAGCCCAGCCTGCTGCGCCGCCAATCGCTGCGCAGTTCCCGCGCGTCGCGGGTGGTTCCTCGTGTGAAGTGCCCGATGGTCGGCCAGTGCTTCGATATCGAAGTCACTCGCGACGCCGACGGGTTTATGATCCGGATTCCCGAGATCGGCAGAGTAGCCCGCACCATTCACCGGGGCGCGGTGGAGCTCGCGGCGCGCAAGTGCGTCGCCACCTGGACCGGCATCCCCATCGGCTATGTCGCCGTTCATGTCGTGAGCGAGATCGGTTAGCGGACCACCCGTCGGCGGCCGTATTGGCCAAGGTGTGTCTCGTGCGTGACCTCGCCGCGACGCTGAGGCGACACGCTCATCACCATGACGGTGGTTGCCGGAATCGTGGCCCTCGCACTGGCGACATGCGTCGGCTACTACTTCGGCCGGCGCGCGGGTTCGGTGACGCCGACCTGGAAGAGGCGAACCAGTCGGGTCGCCCTCGGGAGGATGGCGATCAGCCTGCTCGTGTTGCTGACCGCGCGCCGTGCGATGACCCTGTGGGGGCCGAGATGCGTTGCTCCCCTTGGGCTGCTGCGCGGTAGCGTTGCGCGGATGCGTTCCTACTGACGAGGACGGTTGTGTCAGCACTGCAGGGCAAGGTCGCGTTGGTGACCGGGGCGTCGTCGGGTCTCGGCGCTGAGACGGCTCGATTGTTCTCCCGCCAGGGCGCAACGGTTTTCGGCCTCGCCCGGGATACGGCCCGCCTGGCCGAGGTGTTCGCCGACGTGCCAAACGGTTCCTACGCATCGGTGGACGTTGCCTCTGCGCAGGCCTGCCGCGAGGCGGTCGAGCAGTGCGTGCGCGAGTTCGGCGGGCTGGACGTCTTGGTCAACGTCGCCGGACAACACCAGATGCGCCGGACGGAGTCGATGACCGACGAGGACTGGGCGCACGACCTCGCGGTCAACCTGAACGGGCCGTTCTTCCTGTGCCGGGCAGCGCTGCCGCACCTGCTGGAGCGCGGCGGCAACATCGTCAACGTCGGCTCCATCGCCGGCGTCGAGGGCCAGGCATACTCGGCCGGCTACTGCGCCGCCAAGCACGGCCTGGTCG includes:
- a CDS encoding MFS transporter, with amino-acid sequence MVALGYGVISPAMPAFAHTFGVSIKAVTFLVTVFSLSRLCFAPVSGVLVQRLGERRIYIGGLLIVALSTIACAYSQAYWQLLTFRAISGIGSTMFYVSALGLMIHISPPDARGRIAGVFTTSFMVGAVGGPAIGGLTAGWGLTAPFIVYGIAMLGVAVALFYGLRHSELAAPPTPTRSTVTMRQALRVRAYWAVLLSNFATGWAAFGLRVALVPLFLSDVMGDSVGVIGVALAAFAAGNALAVIPSGYLSDRMGRRTLLIIGLATSGVATAALGVVSSLPAFMVAAAVSGATTGIFMSPMQAAVADILGSEARAGLPVAAVQMLSDLGAIVGSMTVGWVAEKLSFGWGFTISGIVLLIAAVGWVPAAETRTLIHPEHGLAEAPADGEAA
- a CDS encoding long chain fatty acid-CoA synthetase Faa4p, which encodes MVGQCFDIEVTRDADGFMIRIPEIGRVARTIHRGAVELAARKCVATWTGIPIGYVAVHVVSEIG
- a CDS encoding SDR family NAD(P)-dependent oxidoreductase; translated protein: MSALQGKVALVTGASSGLGAETARLFSRQGATVFGLARDTARLAEVFADVPNGSYASVDVASAQACREAVEQCVREFGGLDVLVNVAGQHQMRRTESMTDEDWAHDLAVNLNGPFFLCRAALPHLLERGGNIVNVGSIAGVEGQAYSAGYCAAKHGLVGLTRALAVEYTADRLRVNAVCPGGMLTPQLEHFSAPDNPNYDLIMRTASPRGMMQPLDVANVIAFLASDAAAAVHGAVYRVDNGKGAG